A region of Paramormyrops kingsleyae isolate MSU_618 chromosome 17, PKINGS_0.4, whole genome shotgun sequence DNA encodes the following proteins:
- the LOC111851374 gene encoding uncharacterized protein isoform X2: MQCQFLNKFNAALQASDHSCRSVEGRANLVWQLQMCTVYTVYNLLGVFFPVIAVNMQDNSTSQPWGPLSLSAPLSGSGTMQQAEPKLGGRLFNTADEMTHLHGANTISSGNKDAIVSQAGQHVLEDGSHLLTESEDGPSGMKFALAPNFASIFNYEKAIFSSNAAGFELMMNGTLMTEAPLSNQGEKFSSPLQALLNRNNPRLTESITPFSTDMGRSMPMISIFETLAADKPGDTKGTEKKKDENKTQNGVSQLYETVHPSNGGILIMNDKVQLSMTGLSTENPKGLTSLREKQYTSTETFVSPSSSQDRHTQGQQVSIDASPAPHVWTPSAAMGQDTGLPASVHVASSAVLLTAVFNFYSQRHTIKGKQASVFNTTPTKSPLIVKDHSTREIDLVLKPKQSRELLFHMKKEQSTQPSTKIIAKTSDISKLVTTETLQMLHVTSESHKMSGRDKSTPDPLSSDFVSHIRHESNSSNMDNQTLSPEGLDSNLMPTEQDKTSALVFHSFATNALRAAALQASAPSVAAFQLLAPSATTPQSWVISASDRPAAPSPVPAQSSAPPSAVSQTPAPSAPASRTVISVTASQSFATLVASAQPSAPLKAAFQPLIQSATQHSTQSSATSHPFLVSDVPVTMLTQTPNELQMGTKVPLTQSTSVSQSSASPASPSLSSAPLVFLSHPSAPPADASLLFLPPATTFQTLAPATSFQSSTLLITASQTLSLPRAASQISVPSPAASNPSASPTGVSHIQPSAPSASPSQGLAPLPVSLHASAPSTPVFQPSASSAASEPSFSLKAATQTLRQSEAQHLPQSSAASQPPLVTVVPVKVPSLNLNELQIGTKVPLQTASPASPVATSHHLALSTVPLQSAVSSEIASLSLAHSTFASHPLALSPSSSQSSTSSISASSSLAPPTETSQILTTLWPSPQSTAQHLSQASAASQSLFVTIVPVTVPPLNATELQIGPKAQAKSTEASKFVKASSLWPPTPNVNVFMFVLSRSSHPKLIAANLDAAKPPTIPLSPVTHPPFAPSTISAFAKLERQNLNRTIQTESLASKLTPARQELTLSHKLFSLTTRNLPLRQSSTAKNNPTVTHSVASLEDLYRKDGPITFIELLSFNESEKGLISLSKQQHNRNNVSDGMQQSDDISTTAEYPFKTHNGNVHTKQDPLFKDGVYNATQNMTSGSPSLEKDLTERNKFPFSKIEDVTNVIVKEILRASGSVAQGKLSQFIGTIESPISPSKDLILTPAVVLNQPKEERGTLLIDRTVTGSELQQRFSVLPFTVVNRLLIAAPVTQPAYVSKHASSGLPHSSPERQAYRSTENKVFSGILTSPLPPTKSTDPFAHDTTDLPLSRRHTSLTFDMLKKRKQNAAVHFSQFPTPSEWLAGTHSSVGPELKNEPSEALERSSPSVQLQQSTPSPSKKDELRTPQAPTIHITGQRDRNPPGNFIKKLMEEAVRSEASLKAKRLLLLLDLFLSGLAEVSDDICGTGNHTANVILNLERELLPADSVPAIRKLQVVISVTANSSQENLTVTSCCVSPMPWAGPLNTICCLLSRGSSTQKRASELPLTILGPGFPLVRY; the protein is encoded by the exons atgcagtgtcagtttttaaataaatttaacgCTGCACTTCAAGCAAGTGATCACAGCTGTCGCAGTGTGGAGGGAAGGGCCAACCTTGTGTGGCAGTTACAgatgtgtacagtatatactgtatataatttgcttggtgttttttttccagtcataGCTGTAAACATGCAGGACAACTCAACCTCACAGCCCTGGGGCCCCCTTTCTCTAAGTGCCCCTCTGAGTGGCTCAGGCACAATGCAGCAGGCGGAGCCTAAGTTGGGGGGGCGCTTGTTCAACACGGCTGATGAAATGACCCACCTTCATGGGGCAAACACCATCAGTTCAGGCAATAAGGACGCTATCGTGTCACAAGCTGGACAGCACGTTCTAGAGGATGGGTCACATTTGCTGACTGAGAGTGAAGACGGTCCATCAGGCATGAAGTTTGCCTTAGCACCAAATTTCGCGTCAATCTTTAATTATGAAAAAGCTATTTTCTCCTCAAATGCAGCTGGCTTTGAGCTGATGATGAATGGCACCTTGATGACTGAAGCTCCTCTGTCCAATCAGGGGGAAAAATTCTCTTCTCCACTTCAAGCTCTGCTTAACAGGAATAATCCACGGCTCACAGAGTCCATTACTCCGTTCTCTACAGATATGGGCCGGAGTATGCCGATGATATCCATCTTCGAAACTTTGGCTGCCGATAAGCCAGGAGACACTAAAGGCACTGAGAAGAAAAAGGATGAGAACAAGACCCAGAATGGAGTTTCGCAATTGTATGAAACAGTACATCCCTCAAATGGAGGGATATTAATCATGAATGACAAAGTGCAGCTGTCAATGACCGGGTTGAGCACTGAGAACCCCAAGGGTTTGACATCACTGCGTGAAAAACAATATACAAGTACTGAAACTTTTGTTAGCCCGAGCTCCtcgcaagacagacacacacaaggacAGCAAGTTAGCATTGATGCTAGCCCAGCCCCCCATGTGTGGACCCCCTCTGCAGCCATGGGGCAGGACACTGGATTGCCTGCAAGTGTACACGTTGCCAGCAGTGCAGTCTTGCTGACAGCTGTGTTCAATTTTTATTCCCAAAGACATACAATTAAGGGGAAACAAGCTTCTGTATTCAATACAACACCTACAAAGTCTCCTTTAATAGTCAAGGATCATTCCACAAGAGAGATAGACTTAGTTCTTAAACCAAAACAAAGCAGAGAATTACTCTTTCACATGAAAAAAGAGCAATCTACTCAGCCTTCTACCAAAATTATAGCAAAAACGTCTGACATTTCAAAACTTGTAACTACTGAAACTTTGCAGATGTTACATGTGACTTCAGAAAGTCACAAAATGTCTGGGAGGGACAAAAGCACACCTGATCCATTAAGCAGTGACTTTGTGAGCCACATCAGACATGAATCAAACAGTAGCAATATGGATAATCAGACTCTGAGCCCTGAGGGTCTGGACTCTAACCTTATGCCAACAGAACAAGATAAAACGTCTGCTTTAGTGTTTCACAGCTTTGCCACTAATGCTCTAAGAGCAGCTGCTCTTCAGGCTTCAGCTCCTTCTGTAGCTGCTTTTCAGCTTTTAGCTCCATCAGCAACCACTCCTCAGTCTTGGGTTATCTCAGCATCTGATCGGCCTGCAGCTCCATCCCCAGTTCCCGCTCAGTCTTCAGCACCACCATCTGCTGTCTCCCAAACTCCAGCTCCATCCGCACCAGCTTCTCGGACTGTAATCTCAGTAACTGCTTCTCAGTCTTTCGCTACGTTAGTGGCTTCAGCTCAGCCATCAGCGCCATTAAAAGCGGCTTTTCAGCCTTTGATACAGTCAGCAACTCAACATTCAACACAATCATCAGCTACTTCTCATCCTTTCCTTGTGTCAGATGTACCAGTCACAATGCTAACCCAGACACCCAATGAACTACAGATGGGGACCAAAGTGCCGTTAACTCAATCCACATCAGTCTCTCAatcttcagcttctccagcatCTCCTTCTTTGTCTTCAGCTCCTTTAGTGTTTCTTTCTCACCCTTCAGCTCCACCTGCAGATGCTTCTCTGCTTTTCCTTCCACCAGCAACTACGTTCCAGACTTTAGCTCCGGCAACTTCCTTCCAGTCTTCTACTTTATTAATAACTGCTTCGCAAACTTTGTCTCTACCAAGAGCTGCTTCACAGATTTCAGTTCCATCACCTGCTGCTTCTAATCCTTCCGCTTCACCAACAGGTGTGTCTCACATTCAGCCTTCCGCTCCATCAGCTTCTCCTTCACAGGGTTTAGCTCCTTTACCAGTTAGTTTGCATGCTTCTGCTCCATCAACACCAGTTTTCCAGCCTTCAGCTTCATCAGCCGCTTCTGAGCCATCATTCTCATTAAAAGCTGCTACACAGACTTTGAGACAGTCAGAAGCTCAACATCTGCCGCAATCATCAGCTGCTTCTCAACCTCCCTTGGTGACAGTTGTACCAGTAAAAGTGCCATCCCTGAATCTCAATGAATTGCAGATAGGGACCAAAGTGCCATTACAAACTGCTTCACCTGCTTCACCAGTAGCCACTTCTCACCATTTAGCTCTATCCACAGTCCCCCTTCAGTCTGCAGTTTCATCAGAAATTGCTTCTTTGTCTTTAGCTCATTCAACATTTGCTTCTCACCCTTTAGCTCTATCACCATCTTCTTCCCAGTCTTCTACTTCATCCATAAGTGCTTCTTCATCTTTAGCTCCACCAACAGAAACTTCTCAGATTTTGACTACACTCTGGCCTTCACCACAGTCAACAGCTCAACATTTGTCACAAGCATCAGCTGCTTCTCAATCCCTCTTTGTGACAATTGTACCAGTTACAGTGCCACCCCTGAATGCCACTGAATTGCAGATAGGGCCCAAAGCTCAAGCAAAAAGCACTGAAGCGTCAAAGTTTGTGAAAGCATCATCGCTCTGGCCTCCCACTCCCAACGTGAATGTGTTTATGTTTGTGTTGTCCAGAAGCTCTCATCCAAAACTAATAGCGGCCAACTTAGATGCTGCTAAACCACCAACAATTCCTCTCTCACCTGTAACTCACCCTCCGTTTGCTCCTTCAACAATTAGTGCTTTTGCTAAGCTGGAAAGGCAGAACTTGAACAGAACCATACAAACAGAATCTCTTGCCTCCAAGCTAACACCAGCAAGACAGGAGTTGACTTTGTCCCATAAATTATTTTCACTAACGACAAGAAACTTACCTTTGCGCCAGAGTAGCACTGCTAAAAATAATCCTACAGTAACTCACTCTGTTGCTTCTCTTGAAGATCTTTACAGGAAGGACGGGCCTATAACATTTATTGAATTACTTTCTTTCAATGAATCTGAAAAAGGTTTAATATCTTTGTCGAAACAACAACATAATCGAAATAATGTTAGCGACGGCATGCAACAAAGTGACGACATATCTACCACAGCTGAATATCCTTTTAAAACACACAATGGAAACGTACATACAAAACAAGATCCATTATTCAAGGATGGTGTCTATAATGCTACTCAAAACATGACCTCAGGTTCTCCATCACTGGAAAAAGATTTAACAGAAAGGAACAAATTTCCTTTTAGTAAAATTGAAGACGTTACTAATGTGATAGTCAAAGAAATACTAAGAGCCTCAGGCTCTGTTGCTCAGGGTAAACTGTCTCAGTTCATTGGTACAATTGAAAGTCCCATTAGTCCATCAAAGGATCTTATTCTGACCCCAGCTGTGGTTTTAAATCAGCCAAAGGAAGAAAGAGGCACGTTGCTCATTGACAGAACTGTTACTGGGAGTGAACTACAACAGAGATTCTCTGTGCTTCCTTTCACCGTGGTTAATAGGTTACTGATAGCTGCTCCGGTCACTCAGCCAGCATACGTCAGCAAACATGCTTCCTCGGGGCTACCGCACAGCTCACCGGAACGGCAGGCATACAGGTCCACTGAGAACAAAGTCTTTTCTGGGATACTTACGTCGCCCCTACCTCCAACTAAATCTACGGACCCATTTGCCCATGACACCACTGATCTCCCTTTGTCCAGAAGACACACATCTCTGACTTTTGATATGCTCAAGAAGCGAAAACAAAATGCCGCTGTCCATTTTAGCCAGTTCCCAACTCCTTCAGAGTGGCTCGCTGGTACTCATTCAAGTGTTGGGCCTGAGCTGAAGAATGAGCCCTCGGAGGCTTTGGAGAGGTCCAGCCCCAGTGTCCAACTGCAGCAGAGCACGCCATCGCCCTCCAAGAAAGATGAATTGAGGACCCCCCAGGCTCCAACCATACATATAACCGGTCAGAGGGACAGAAATCCCCCTGGAAATTTTATTAAGAAACTAATGGAAGAAGCAGTCAGATCTGAAGCCTCTCTCAAGGCGAAAAGATTGCTACTTCTTCTCGATCTTTTCCTCAGTGG CCTGGCAGAGGTCTCTGATGACATCTGTGGGACAGGAAACCATACAGCCAATGTGATCCTGAACCTGGAGAGAGAGCTCCTGCCTGCCGACTCAGTCCCAGCCATCAGGAAGCTGCAAGTAGTCATCAGTGTGACGGCCAACAGCAGCCAGGAGAACCTGACCGTAACATCTTGCTGCGTCTCACCCATGCCCTGGGCCGGCCCGCTCAACACCATCTGCTGCCTGCTCTCCAG GGGAAGCTCCACTCAGAAAAGAGCCTCAGAACTGCCGTTAACTATCCTGGGACCTGGATTTCCTTTGGTCCGGTACTGA
- the LOC111851374 gene encoding uncharacterized protein isoform X1: MQCQFLNKFNAALQASDHSCRSVEGRANLVWQLQMCTVYTVYNLLGVFFPVIAVNMQDNSTSQPWGPLSLSAPLSGSGTMQQAEPKLGGRLFNTADEMTHLHGANTISSGNKDAIVSQAGQHVLEDGSHLLTESEDGPSGMKFALAPNFASIFNYEKAIFSSNAAGFELMMNGTLMTEAPLSNQGEKFSSPLQALLNRNNPRLTESITPFSTDMGRSMPMISIFETLAADKPGDTKGTEKKKDENKTQNGVSQLYETVHPSNGGILIMNDKVQLSMTGLSTENPKGLTSLREKQYTSTETFVSPSSSQDRHTQGQQVSIDASPAPHVWTPSAAMGQDTGLPASVHVASSAVLLTAVFNFYSQRHTIKGKQASVFNTTPTKSPLIVKDHSTREIDLVLKPKQSRELLFHMKKEQSTQPSTKIIAKTSDISKLVTTETLQMLHVTSESHKMSGRDKSTPDPLSSDFVSHIRHESNSSNMDNQTLSPEGLDSNLMPTEQDKTSALVFHSFATNALRAAALQASAPSVAAFQLLAPSATTPQSWVISASDRPAAPSPVPAQSSAPPSAVSQTPAPSAPASRTVISVTASQSFATLVASAQPSAPLKAAFQPLIQSATQHSTQSSATSHPFLVSDVPVTMLTQTPNELQMGTKVPLTQSTSVSQSSASPASPSLSSAPLVFLSHPSAPPADASLLFLPPATTFQTLAPATSFQSSTLLITASQTLSLPRAASQISVPSPAASNPSASPTGVSHIQPSAPSASPSQGLAPLPVSLHASAPSTPVFQPSASSAASEPSFSLKAATQTLRQSEAQHLPQSSAASQPPLVTVVPVKVPSLNLNELQIGTKVPLQTASPASPVATSHHLALSTVPLQSAVSSEIASLSLAHSTFASHPLALSPSSSQSSTSSISASSSLAPPTETSQILTTLWPSPQSTAQHLSQASAASQSLFVTIVPVTVPPLNATELQIGPKAQAKSTEASKFVKASSLWPPTPNVNVFMFVLSRSSHPKLIAANLDAAKPPTIPLSPVTHPPFAPSTISAFAKLERQNLNRTIQTESLASKLTPARQELTLSHKLFSLTTRNLPLRQSSTAKNNPTVTHSVASLEDLYRKDGPITFIELLSFNESEKGLISLSKQQHNRNNVSDGMQQSDDISTTAEYPFKTHNGNVHTKQDPLFKDGVYNATQNMTSGSPSLEKDLTERNKFPFSKIEDVTNVIVKEILRASGSVAQGKLSQFIGTIESPISPSKDLILTPAVVLNQPKEERGTLLIDRTVTGSELQQRFSVLPFTVVNRLLIAAPVTQPAYVSKHASSGLPHSSPERQAYRSTENKVFSGILTSPLPPTKSTDPFAHDTTDLPLSRRHTSLTFDMLKKRKQNAAVHFSQFPTPSEWLAGTHSSVGPELKNEPSEALERSSPSVQLQQSTPSPSKKDELRTPQAPTIHITGQRDRNPPGNFIKKLMEEAVRSEASLKAKRLLLLLDLFLSGLAEVSDDICGTGNHTANVILNLERELLPADSVPAIRKLQVVISVTANSSQENLTVTSCCVSPMPWAGPLNTICCLLSRLPSDPRVIGPLPGDLSESTSLAVHLYRVANSSVARLHRNISACPGTRADCEMVCG; encoded by the exons atgcagtgtcagtttttaaataaatttaacgCTGCACTTCAAGCAAGTGATCACAGCTGTCGCAGTGTGGAGGGAAGGGCCAACCTTGTGTGGCAGTTACAgatgtgtacagtatatactgtatataatttgcttggtgttttttttccagtcataGCTGTAAACATGCAGGACAACTCAACCTCACAGCCCTGGGGCCCCCTTTCTCTAAGTGCCCCTCTGAGTGGCTCAGGCACAATGCAGCAGGCGGAGCCTAAGTTGGGGGGGCGCTTGTTCAACACGGCTGATGAAATGACCCACCTTCATGGGGCAAACACCATCAGTTCAGGCAATAAGGACGCTATCGTGTCACAAGCTGGACAGCACGTTCTAGAGGATGGGTCACATTTGCTGACTGAGAGTGAAGACGGTCCATCAGGCATGAAGTTTGCCTTAGCACCAAATTTCGCGTCAATCTTTAATTATGAAAAAGCTATTTTCTCCTCAAATGCAGCTGGCTTTGAGCTGATGATGAATGGCACCTTGATGACTGAAGCTCCTCTGTCCAATCAGGGGGAAAAATTCTCTTCTCCACTTCAAGCTCTGCTTAACAGGAATAATCCACGGCTCACAGAGTCCATTACTCCGTTCTCTACAGATATGGGCCGGAGTATGCCGATGATATCCATCTTCGAAACTTTGGCTGCCGATAAGCCAGGAGACACTAAAGGCACTGAGAAGAAAAAGGATGAGAACAAGACCCAGAATGGAGTTTCGCAATTGTATGAAACAGTACATCCCTCAAATGGAGGGATATTAATCATGAATGACAAAGTGCAGCTGTCAATGACCGGGTTGAGCACTGAGAACCCCAAGGGTTTGACATCACTGCGTGAAAAACAATATACAAGTACTGAAACTTTTGTTAGCCCGAGCTCCtcgcaagacagacacacacaaggacAGCAAGTTAGCATTGATGCTAGCCCAGCCCCCCATGTGTGGACCCCCTCTGCAGCCATGGGGCAGGACACTGGATTGCCTGCAAGTGTACACGTTGCCAGCAGTGCAGTCTTGCTGACAGCTGTGTTCAATTTTTATTCCCAAAGACATACAATTAAGGGGAAACAAGCTTCTGTATTCAATACAACACCTACAAAGTCTCCTTTAATAGTCAAGGATCATTCCACAAGAGAGATAGACTTAGTTCTTAAACCAAAACAAAGCAGAGAATTACTCTTTCACATGAAAAAAGAGCAATCTACTCAGCCTTCTACCAAAATTATAGCAAAAACGTCTGACATTTCAAAACTTGTAACTACTGAAACTTTGCAGATGTTACATGTGACTTCAGAAAGTCACAAAATGTCTGGGAGGGACAAAAGCACACCTGATCCATTAAGCAGTGACTTTGTGAGCCACATCAGACATGAATCAAACAGTAGCAATATGGATAATCAGACTCTGAGCCCTGAGGGTCTGGACTCTAACCTTATGCCAACAGAACAAGATAAAACGTCTGCTTTAGTGTTTCACAGCTTTGCCACTAATGCTCTAAGAGCAGCTGCTCTTCAGGCTTCAGCTCCTTCTGTAGCTGCTTTTCAGCTTTTAGCTCCATCAGCAACCACTCCTCAGTCTTGGGTTATCTCAGCATCTGATCGGCCTGCAGCTCCATCCCCAGTTCCCGCTCAGTCTTCAGCACCACCATCTGCTGTCTCCCAAACTCCAGCTCCATCCGCACCAGCTTCTCGGACTGTAATCTCAGTAACTGCTTCTCAGTCTTTCGCTACGTTAGTGGCTTCAGCTCAGCCATCAGCGCCATTAAAAGCGGCTTTTCAGCCTTTGATACAGTCAGCAACTCAACATTCAACACAATCATCAGCTACTTCTCATCCTTTCCTTGTGTCAGATGTACCAGTCACAATGCTAACCCAGACACCCAATGAACTACAGATGGGGACCAAAGTGCCGTTAACTCAATCCACATCAGTCTCTCAatcttcagcttctccagcatCTCCTTCTTTGTCTTCAGCTCCTTTAGTGTTTCTTTCTCACCCTTCAGCTCCACCTGCAGATGCTTCTCTGCTTTTCCTTCCACCAGCAACTACGTTCCAGACTTTAGCTCCGGCAACTTCCTTCCAGTCTTCTACTTTATTAATAACTGCTTCGCAAACTTTGTCTCTACCAAGAGCTGCTTCACAGATTTCAGTTCCATCACCTGCTGCTTCTAATCCTTCCGCTTCACCAACAGGTGTGTCTCACATTCAGCCTTCCGCTCCATCAGCTTCTCCTTCACAGGGTTTAGCTCCTTTACCAGTTAGTTTGCATGCTTCTGCTCCATCAACACCAGTTTTCCAGCCTTCAGCTTCATCAGCCGCTTCTGAGCCATCATTCTCATTAAAAGCTGCTACACAGACTTTGAGACAGTCAGAAGCTCAACATCTGCCGCAATCATCAGCTGCTTCTCAACCTCCCTTGGTGACAGTTGTACCAGTAAAAGTGCCATCCCTGAATCTCAATGAATTGCAGATAGGGACCAAAGTGCCATTACAAACTGCTTCACCTGCTTCACCAGTAGCCACTTCTCACCATTTAGCTCTATCCACAGTCCCCCTTCAGTCTGCAGTTTCATCAGAAATTGCTTCTTTGTCTTTAGCTCATTCAACATTTGCTTCTCACCCTTTAGCTCTATCACCATCTTCTTCCCAGTCTTCTACTTCATCCATAAGTGCTTCTTCATCTTTAGCTCCACCAACAGAAACTTCTCAGATTTTGACTACACTCTGGCCTTCACCACAGTCAACAGCTCAACATTTGTCACAAGCATCAGCTGCTTCTCAATCCCTCTTTGTGACAATTGTACCAGTTACAGTGCCACCCCTGAATGCCACTGAATTGCAGATAGGGCCCAAAGCTCAAGCAAAAAGCACTGAAGCGTCAAAGTTTGTGAAAGCATCATCGCTCTGGCCTCCCACTCCCAACGTGAATGTGTTTATGTTTGTGTTGTCCAGAAGCTCTCATCCAAAACTAATAGCGGCCAACTTAGATGCTGCTAAACCACCAACAATTCCTCTCTCACCTGTAACTCACCCTCCGTTTGCTCCTTCAACAATTAGTGCTTTTGCTAAGCTGGAAAGGCAGAACTTGAACAGAACCATACAAACAGAATCTCTTGCCTCCAAGCTAACACCAGCAAGACAGGAGTTGACTTTGTCCCATAAATTATTTTCACTAACGACAAGAAACTTACCTTTGCGCCAGAGTAGCACTGCTAAAAATAATCCTACAGTAACTCACTCTGTTGCTTCTCTTGAAGATCTTTACAGGAAGGACGGGCCTATAACATTTATTGAATTACTTTCTTTCAATGAATCTGAAAAAGGTTTAATATCTTTGTCGAAACAACAACATAATCGAAATAATGTTAGCGACGGCATGCAACAAAGTGACGACATATCTACCACAGCTGAATATCCTTTTAAAACACACAATGGAAACGTACATACAAAACAAGATCCATTATTCAAGGATGGTGTCTATAATGCTACTCAAAACATGACCTCAGGTTCTCCATCACTGGAAAAAGATTTAACAGAAAGGAACAAATTTCCTTTTAGTAAAATTGAAGACGTTACTAATGTGATAGTCAAAGAAATACTAAGAGCCTCAGGCTCTGTTGCTCAGGGTAAACTGTCTCAGTTCATTGGTACAATTGAAAGTCCCATTAGTCCATCAAAGGATCTTATTCTGACCCCAGCTGTGGTTTTAAATCAGCCAAAGGAAGAAAGAGGCACGTTGCTCATTGACAGAACTGTTACTGGGAGTGAACTACAACAGAGATTCTCTGTGCTTCCTTTCACCGTGGTTAATAGGTTACTGATAGCTGCTCCGGTCACTCAGCCAGCATACGTCAGCAAACATGCTTCCTCGGGGCTACCGCACAGCTCACCGGAACGGCAGGCATACAGGTCCACTGAGAACAAAGTCTTTTCTGGGATACTTACGTCGCCCCTACCTCCAACTAAATCTACGGACCCATTTGCCCATGACACCACTGATCTCCCTTTGTCCAGAAGACACACATCTCTGACTTTTGATATGCTCAAGAAGCGAAAACAAAATGCCGCTGTCCATTTTAGCCAGTTCCCAACTCCTTCAGAGTGGCTCGCTGGTACTCATTCAAGTGTTGGGCCTGAGCTGAAGAATGAGCCCTCGGAGGCTTTGGAGAGGTCCAGCCCCAGTGTCCAACTGCAGCAGAGCACGCCATCGCCCTCCAAGAAAGATGAATTGAGGACCCCCCAGGCTCCAACCATACATATAACCGGTCAGAGGGACAGAAATCCCCCTGGAAATTTTATTAAGAAACTAATGGAAGAAGCAGTCAGATCTGAAGCCTCTCTCAAGGCGAAAAGATTGCTACTTCTTCTCGATCTTTTCCTCAGTGG CCTGGCAGAGGTCTCTGATGACATCTGTGGGACAGGAAACCATACAGCCAATGTGATCCTGAACCTGGAGAGAGAGCTCCTGCCTGCCGACTCAGTCCCAGCCATCAGGAAGCTGCAAGTAGTCATCAGTGTGACGGCCAACAGCAGCCAGGAGAACCTGACCGTAACATCTTGCTGCGTCTCACCCATGCCCTGGGCCGGCCCGCTCAACACCATCTGCTGCCTGCTCTCCAG ATTACCCTCAGACCCACGGGTCATCGGGCCGCTCCCAGGTGACCTGTCAGAGAGCACCAGCCTCGCCGTCCATCTCTACCGGGTGGCCAACAGCTCCGTGGCGCGTTTGCACCGCAACATCAGCGCCTGCCCCGGCACCCGAGCGGACTGTGAGATGGTTTGTGGTTGA